The genomic region CGGGCACGGGGCGACAGCAATCGACGCGCGACGCCGCCGGGAGCGCCGCGTGATCGTCGGGATGTTGACGTTTCCCGTGCTCGGGAGCCCTGCCGAGCGGGAAATCCGGACGTCAGTCGCTATGCTGGCCACGACACACCAGCCCCTGTAGCTCAGCTGGCCAGAGCACTCGCCTTGTAAGCGAGATGTCGCCGGTTCGATCCCGGCCGGGGGCTCCAGTTGCACCGCACGAGGGCGGGGGCCGGCGCGCCGCGAATCGGTCGGACGCGTCGTGTCAGGCCCACTCCCGGCGCACCATGGGCTGCTCGGGTTCCTCGTGCGCGGGCTCCGTGTCCACGGTCTCGACCAGATCCTCCGCGGGTACGACCCGGACGGGCAGTTCCCCGAACCGGACGTGCCGCCGACGGGCGAACTCCGCATCCGTCACCTGTTCGGTGTGCCGCCGCTCCGCACCCATGGTCGACCTCCCTCGTCGGCTTCCATCGTCCTCCCCGAGCCGGCCGACGGCCACCGTCCGCCGGAGGTGACGCGGCCGACGCGTCCGGCCGCCAGCAGGGCCGTGCCCCCGCGGACGACCTGCTCGCGTGACAGAACGCGGATCTCCGACACGTGATCATCGGGCTGTACGACGATGGCGTCGGGGGAGCGGACGGGTCGGAGGTGAGCGTGCTGAGCCGCCTTCGGCGGGTGCCGCCGGGAAAGGTGCGGCGGGAAGGCCAGGACCTCGTCGAGCGGCTCCGCACATACCTCATCGTCGCGGCGCAGGCGGGGGTGGCCGCCGGCCTGGCCTGGTTCGTCGCGAGCAACGTGCTGCACAACCCGCAGCCGGCGTTCGCGCCCGCCGTCGCCGTGGGCACGATCGCGGCGGCCGTCGGGAACCGGTCGCGGCGGACGCTGGAGCTCGTCGCCGGGGTGCTCGTCGGGGCCCTGGTCGGGATCGGGATCGTCGAGCTCATCGGGGTGGGTCCGGTGCAGACCGGGGTGGTCGTGACACTGTCCGTCACGGCGGCGGTCCTGGTCCGGGGCTCCGGCGCCGTGATGACGCAGGCCGGCAGCACCGCCGTGCTGCTGGGGACGGTGTCGGCGAACGCACCCGACCTGGCGGTGCCACGTACGGCGAACGCACTCGTCGGCGCGGGCGTGGCCCTCGCCGTGGTGCTGCTGATCCTGCCGCTCAACCCGCTGCGTGCGGTCCACCGCACCGCCGGTCCCGCGTTGGACAGCCTCGCCCGTGAACTCAGCGGGTGCGCGAAGGCGCTCGCCGACCATGACGTCCGGCGGGCCGACGAGGCCCTGGGGCGGCTCTGCGGGCTGGAGGAGCAAGAGCGGAGCACGATCGAACTGATCGGTGCGGCGCGGGAGGTCGCCGTGCTGTCGCCGTGGCGGCGGCGCCGGCTGGGCATCATGCGGCGGTACGAGCAGACCGCCGAGCACCTCGAACGGGCCTACACCAACTGCCGGGAGATGGCGCACTGGAGCGTGTCGACCATTCGTTCGGGCGAGCCGGTGCCGCCCGGCCTGCCGGCGTCGATCGAGCACCTCAGCGAGGCGGTCCGGCTCCTGCACCGCGAGTTCCTCGTCGGCGACGAAGCGGATCGCACCCGGGCCCGGCTGCTCCAGGCCGCGAGGGAACTCGACGAGGCGTGCGACGCGGGGGTCGAGTTCGCCGGCGAGGTCGTCGTCTCGAAGCTGCGCGTCACCGTGACCGAGGTGCTGCAGGCCTCCGGCGTGCCGCAGGAGGAGGCGAACCGGCAGGCGGGTCTGGTCGCCGAGGTCTGACCACGGCGACCAGACCAGCCGGGCCGGGACGCGATACCCGCCCCCGCCGCCGCGGGTATCGCCGAGCCCGGCAGAGCGACACGGCGCCGGATCAGGCCGTGCTGGAGCCGGCCCACAGGTCGATGCCGGACTCGGTGGCGTACTGGTCGATCTCGGCCAGCTCGTCGTCGGTGAACGCGGTGTTCTCCAGCGCCGCCACGTTCGCCTCCAGTTGGGCGACGCTGCTGGCGCCGAGCACGGTCGAGGTCATCCGCGGGTCGCGCAGCACCCAGGCGATCGCCAGCTGTGCCAGGCTCTGCCCGCGCCGCGCGGCGATGTCGTGCAGCGCCCGGATCTTGGCCTGGTTCTCCTCCGTCAGCCACTCCGGTGCGAGCGAGCTGCCCGCCCTGGCCCGCGAGTCCTCGGGCACGCCGCCGAGGTAGCGGTCGGTCAGCATGCCCTGCGCGAGCGGCGAGAAGCCGATGCAGCCGACGCCCTCGCGCTCCAGCACGTCCAGCAGGCCGCCCTCGATCCAGCGGTTCAGCATCGAGTACGACGGCTGGTGGATCAGCAGCGGCGTACCTAGGTCGCGGAGGATGGCCGCGGCCTGCGCCGTCCGCTCCGGCGAGTAGGACGAGATGCCGACGTACAGCGTCTTGCCGGCGCGGACCGCGGCGTCCAGCGCGCCCATGGTCTCTTCCAGCGGGGTGTCCGGGTCGAAGCGGTGCGAGTAGAAGATGTCGACGTAGTCCAGCCCCATCCGCTGGAGCGACTGGTCCAGCGACGCGGTCAGGTACTTCCGGGAACCCCCCTCGCCGTACGGCCCGGGCCACATGTCCCAGCCGGCCTTCGTGGAGATGACCAGCTCGTCGCGGTACGGCCGGAGGTCGCTGGCCAGGATCCGGCCGAAGTTCTCCTCGGCGGAGCCGTACGGCGGGCCGTAGTTGTTGGCGAGGTCGAAGTGGGTGATGCCCAGGTCGAAGGCGCGGCGGACGATGGCCCGCTGGGTCTCGACCGGCCGGGTGCCGCCGAAGTTGTGCCACAGCCCGAGCGACACGGCGGGCAGCTTCAGGCCGCTGCGGCCGGACCGGCGGTACTCCATGGTGCGGTACCGGTCCGGGTCGGCGACGTAGCTGGTGTTCACGGAACTCCTCGGTGTACGTGGCGGATGGCGGCGATACCCCCGCCATCGGCGAACATGCGTGCTGGGCCGGGACGGTCAGCCGAGGCTGGCCAACTCCTCGGCGGTGAGGGCCAGCTCGGGCGACCGGGCCGAGTCGATGATGGTCTCCGGGCGGCTGGCTCCGGGGATCGGGATCACCACCGGGGACTTGGCCAGGTGCCAGGCGAGGCACACGCGCTGCGGGCTCACACCGTGCCGCTCGGCGACCGTGGCGAAGGCGGCGGCGTGGCCACCCAGCTGGTCGGCCCGGCCGATGCCGCCCAGGGGCGACCACGGGAGGAAGGCGATGCCGAGTTGGTCGCACAGCTCCAGTTCGGGCTCGGACGAGCGGAAGGCCGGCGAGAACTGGTTCTGCACCGAGACCAGCCGGCCACCGAGAATCTCCTGGGCCTCGCGGATCTGCTCCGGGTTGGCGTTGGAGATGCCGGCCATCCGGATCTTGCCCGCGTCCAGCAGGTCGCGGACGGCGCCGACCGACTCGGCGTACGGGACCCGCGGGTCGGGGCGGTGGTGCTGGTAGAGGCCGATGGCCTCGACGCCGAGGCGCTTGAGGGACGCCTCACACGCCTGCCGGATGTAGTCGGGGGAGCCGTTGATCGTCCAGCTCCCGTCGCCGGGGCGCAGGTGCCCGCCCTTGGTGGCGATCAGCACGTCCGACGTGTCGCCGCCGTACGTGGCCAGTCCGCGGGCGATCAGCGACTCGTTGTGACCGACCTCGTCGGCGTGCAGGTGGTAGGCGTCGGCGGTGTCGATCAGGGTGACGCCGGCGTCCAGCGCGGCGTGGATCGTACGGATCGAGCGCTCCTCGTCCGGACGACCCTCGATCGACATCGGCATGCCACCGAGACCGATCGCGCCCACGGAAACGTCGCCGATGCGGCGGCTTTGCATGGCACAGACCTCCTCGTCACGGATCCCGCGCTCGCGGGACCCGGCCCTCCAGCCTGGTCCGGCGCGGGCCGCCCGTCCAACAGAAGAAAGCGCTCGGAATCAGCACCTAGACTGCTCAATCATGGAGTTGCGGCATCTGGAGTACTTCGTGGCGGTCGCCGAGGAGCGCCACTTCACCCGGGCGGCGGAGCGGATGCGGGTGGCCCAGTCCGGACTGTCCGCCGCCATCCGCTCCCTGGAGCGGGACCTGGACGCCGAGCTGTTCGTCCGCAGCACCCGGCGGGTGGAGCTGACCGACGCCGGCCGGGCCCTG from Micromonospora sp. WMMD812 harbors:
- a CDS encoding FUSC family protein, with amino-acid sequence MIIGLYDDGVGGADGSEVSVLSRLRRVPPGKVRREGQDLVERLRTYLIVAAQAGVAAGLAWFVASNVLHNPQPAFAPAVAVGTIAAAVGNRSRRTLELVAGVLVGALVGIGIVELIGVGPVQTGVVVTLSVTAAVLVRGSGAVMTQAGSTAVLLGTVSANAPDLAVPRTANALVGAGVALAVVLLILPLNPLRAVHRTAGPALDSLARELSGCAKALADHDVRRADEALGRLCGLEEQERSTIELIGAAREVAVLSPWRRRRLGIMRRYEQTAEHLERAYTNCREMAHWSVSTIRSGEPVPPGLPASIEHLSEAVRLLHREFLVGDEADRTRARLLQAARELDEACDAGVEFAGEVVVSKLRVTVTEVLQASGVPQEEANRQAGLVAEV
- the mgrA gene encoding L-glyceraldehyde 3-phosphate reductase; translated protein: MNTSYVADPDRYRTMEYRRSGRSGLKLPAVSLGLWHNFGGTRPVETQRAIVRRAFDLGITHFDLANNYGPPYGSAEENFGRILASDLRPYRDELVISTKAGWDMWPGPYGEGGSRKYLTASLDQSLQRMGLDYVDIFYSHRFDPDTPLEETMGALDAAVRAGKTLYVGISSYSPERTAQAAAILRDLGTPLLIHQPSYSMLNRWIEGGLLDVLEREGVGCIGFSPLAQGMLTDRYLGGVPEDSRARAGSSLAPEWLTEENQAKIRALHDIAARRGQSLAQLAIAWVLRDPRMTSTVLGASSVAQLEANVAALENTAFTDDELAEIDQYATESGIDLWAGSSTA
- a CDS encoding aldo/keto reductase; translated protein: MQSRRIGDVSVGAIGLGGMPMSIEGRPDEERSIRTIHAALDAGVTLIDTADAYHLHADEVGHNESLIARGLATYGGDTSDVLIATKGGHLRPGDGSWTINGSPDYIRQACEASLKRLGVEAIGLYQHHRPDPRVPYAESVGAVRDLLDAGKIRMAGISNANPEQIREAQEILGGRLVSVQNQFSPAFRSSEPELELCDQLGIAFLPWSPLGGIGRADQLGGHAAAFATVAERHGVSPQRVCLAWHLAKSPVVIPIPGASRPETIIDSARSPELALTAEELASLG